The following proteins are encoded in a genomic region of Montipora foliosa isolate CH-2021 chromosome 8, ASM3666993v2, whole genome shotgun sequence:
- the LOC137968299 gene encoding uncharacterized protein, which produces MGKECLQILLNLKLAEEERTDVDERYMFNTCMQNVEGPIDRYVNRLRKHAATCEFGTLTDEFIRDRLVLGIRDESTKLRLLKEDKLDINKALHICRSNEIASSQLKAMSSDSNKAQNKEEIRVVRERKSKSPQKSRSTKQIQRKDASKSEFTRKKKYKCYNCGGSERHKLQDCPAYGRECKTCGKRNHFASVCLSKRSNDVKAVTSELDYDSDSNDDEYAFSIEEVGMIKE; this is translated from the coding sequence ATGGGCAAAGAGTGTCTTCAAATCCTCCTAAACCTCAAACTAGCAGAGGAAGAAAGAACAGATGTTGACGAGCGGTACATGTTCAATACATGCATGCAAAACGTCGAAGGGCCGATAGATAGATACGTAAACCGATTGCGTAAACACGCAGCGACATGCGAGTTTGGAACACTGACTGACGAATTCATACGGGATAGACTTGTCCTCGGAATTCGCGATGAAAGCACAAAACTTCGTCTTCTAAAAGAAGATAAACTGGATATCAACAAAGCTCTCCACATTTGCCGGAGCAACGAAATTGCAAGCAGTCAACTAAAAGCCATGAGTTCAGATAGCAACAAAGCAcagaacaaagaagaaatacGCGTAGTTCGAGAGCGGAAGTCCAAGTCACCACAAAAGTCACGCAGCACAAAGCAAATCCAAAGGAAAGACGCCAGCAAAAGTGAATTTACtcgaaaaaagaaatacaaatgcTACAACTGTGGTGGTTCCGAAAGGCACAAATTACAGGACTGCCCAGCATATGGCAGAGAATGCAAGACCTGTGGCAAAAGGAACCACTTTGCGTCTGTTTGTTTATCAAAAAGATCAAACGACGTGAAAGCGGTGACATCCGAATTGGACTACGACAGCGACTCCAACGACGACGAATACGCATTCAGTATCGAGGAAGTTGGAATGATAAAAGAGTAA